In Synechocystis sp. PCC 6714, the following are encoded in one genomic region:
- a CDS encoding nucleoside deaminase, with product MVTEQDREYMRQAIAIMRDAGVVNKTGGPFGVVIVKDGEVIGAAGNSVIKDNDPSAHAEVNAIRQACQMVGSWNLEGAVMYSSCECCPMCYATSYWARIDKIYYAAGWSDFEDLFDDSNISKDLEKPYPERLLAPEQILQEEAQVVWEEFRQLPDGARY from the coding sequence ATGGTTACCGAACAAGACCGTGAGTACATGCGCCAGGCGATCGCCATTATGAGGGATGCGGGGGTGGTCAACAAGACCGGCGGCCCCTTTGGCGTAGTGATTGTCAAAGATGGGGAAGTGATTGGCGCGGCGGGTAATAGTGTGATTAAAGATAACGATCCCTCTGCCCATGCGGAAGTTAATGCCATTCGCCAAGCCTGTCAAATGGTGGGCAGTTGGAACCTGGAAGGGGCGGTGATGTATAGCAGTTGTGAATGTTGCCCCATGTGCTACGCCACCAGCTACTGGGCCCGGATCGACAAAATTTACTACGCCGCCGGTTGGAGCGATTTTGAAGATCTTTTTGATGACAGTAACATTAGTAAAGATTTGGAAAAACCTTACCCAGAAAGACTACTCGCACCGGAGCAGATTTTACAGGAAGAAGCCCAGGTGGTTTGGGAAGAATTTCGTCAGTTACCGGACGGTGCCCGCTATTAG
- the fmt gene encoding methionyl-tRNA formyltransferase: MMKTVFFGTPDFAVPTLEALLGQGNIDVLAVVSQPDRRRGRGSKLIPSPVKEVATKAGIPVWQPERVKRCEETLAKLKNCQADFFVVVAYGQILSPEILAMPRLGCINVHGSLLPKYRGAAPLQWAIANGETETGVTTMLMDEGMDTGAMLLKTTTPIGLVDNLTAIGDRLAQAGAELLLQTLKDLDGGQLQPTPQTEMEATYAPLLKKEDFVIDWQRSALEIHNQVRGFAPACHTAWGEQTLKIISTVPLGDEFFPLLPQRYQGLAKAYSGCSFQSGLPGQIIGTIKNWGPVLQTGNGHLLLAQVQPPGKKPQSGWDFINGNRSTISFL; this comes from the coding sequence GTGATGAAAACCGTTTTCTTTGGTACACCAGATTTTGCTGTCCCTACCCTGGAAGCCCTTTTGGGACAAGGAAATATCGATGTGTTGGCGGTGGTGAGCCAGCCCGATCGCCGTCGGGGTAGGGGGAGTAAGTTAATCCCTTCCCCCGTCAAGGAAGTGGCAACAAAAGCGGGCATTCCTGTGTGGCAACCGGAACGGGTCAAACGATGTGAAGAAACTTTAGCTAAATTAAAAAATTGCCAAGCGGATTTCTTTGTGGTGGTGGCCTATGGGCAAATACTTTCCCCAGAAATTTTGGCCATGCCCCGGCTAGGGTGTATCAATGTCCACGGTTCCCTCTTGCCTAAATATCGGGGGGCGGCTCCCCTGCAATGGGCGATCGCCAATGGAGAAACGGAAACTGGGGTAACCACCATGCTGATGGACGAAGGCATGGACACTGGCGCCATGTTGCTGAAAACTACCACCCCCATCGGTCTAGTAGATAACCTAACGGCGATCGGCGATCGGTTAGCCCAGGCAGGAGCAGAATTGTTGCTGCAAACCCTAAAGGACTTAGATGGAGGCCAACTGCAACCCACTCCCCAAACTGAAATGGAAGCGACCTATGCCCCCCTGCTGAAAAAAGAAGATTTTGTCATTGACTGGCAACGGAGTGCCCTAGAAATTCATAACCAAGTCCGGGGTTTTGCCCCAGCGTGTCACACAGCTTGGGGAGAGCAAACGTTAAAAATAATTAGCACTGTTCCCCTGGGGGATGAATTCTTTCCCCTGTTACCACAAAGGTATCAGGGTTTAGCCAAGGCTTATAGCGGTTGTTCCTTCCAGTCCGGTCTACCAGGGCAAATTATCGGCACCATCAAAAATTGGGGCCCCGTTCTGCAAACCGGCAACGGGCACCTATTGTTGGCACAAGTTCAGCCGCCGGGAAAAAAGCCCCAAAGCGGTTGGGATTTCATCAACGGCAACCGGAGCACCATTAGTTTCCTCTGA
- the map gene encoding type I methionyl aminopeptidase, protein MGDTITLLSRREIEKMRQAGQLAAALLDHLAPMVQPGVTTLELNDEAEKWTKAHGAISAPLGYNGFPKSICTSINEVICHGIPHRKRVLQEGDIINVDVTPILDGYHGDCSRTFFVGTPSPVAEKLVKVTEECLRLGIEAVKPGGRIGDIGSAIQTHAEAQGFSVVRDFVGHGISKIFHTAPQIPHYGKAGKGKRLRPGMVFTIEPMINEGTWEAVLLDDGWTAITKDGKLSAQFEHTIAVTEDGVEILTLGD, encoded by the coding sequence ATGGGCGACACTATTACCCTCCTCTCCCGCCGAGAAATAGAAAAAATGCGGCAGGCGGGCCAACTAGCGGCGGCCCTACTTGATCACCTAGCGCCAATGGTACAACCAGGGGTAACCACCCTAGAGTTGAATGACGAAGCGGAAAAATGGACCAAAGCCCACGGGGCCATCAGCGCTCCCCTTGGCTATAATGGCTTTCCCAAATCTATTTGCACCAGCATCAACGAAGTTATCTGCCACGGCATTCCCCACCGAAAACGGGTATTGCAGGAGGGAGACATCATCAACGTCGATGTTACCCCCATTTTGGATGGCTACCATGGAGATTGTTCCCGTACTTTTTTTGTTGGTACCCCCAGCCCCGTGGCAGAGAAATTAGTTAAAGTCACCGAAGAATGCTTACGCTTAGGCATTGAAGCCGTTAAACCCGGTGGCAGAATTGGGGACATTGGGTCTGCCATTCAAACCCATGCCGAAGCCCAGGGATTTTCTGTCGTTAGGGACTTTGTTGGCCATGGCATTAGCAAAATTTTCCACACTGCCCCACAAATTCCCCATTACGGCAAAGCTGGCAAAGGCAAAAGATTGCGGCCTGGTATGGTCTTCACCATTGAACCGATGATCAATGAAGGTACCTGGGAGGCGGTGTTACTCGATGACGGTTGGACTGCCATCACTAAAGATGGTAAGCTCTCTGCCCAGTTTGAACATACCATTGCGGTAACCGAAGATGGGGTAGAAATCTTAACTTTGGGAGATTAG